One genomic window of Punica granatum isolate Tunisia-2019 chromosome 1, ASM765513v2, whole genome shotgun sequence includes the following:
- the LOC116192060 gene encoding probable xyloglucan endotransglucosylase/hydrolase protein 30: MDPNSGRRSVLYRSTSASFLVLRFVFFLLSFSFVATADRFNITTIPFADGFRPLFGDGNCKPSLDGRGVNVLLDRFTGAGFISSDMYQHGFYSAKIKLPSDYTAGVVVAFYTSNGDVFEKTHDELDIEFLGNIRGRKWRFQTNIYGNGSTHRGREERYTLWFDPTKDFHRYSILWTPKNIIFYVDEVPIREIVKTEAMGGDYPSKPMSLYATIWDASDWATSGGRFKVNYKYAPFIAQFTDLSLEGCPIDPLQSSVAAVNSLCSEATVRLQSKTYSTLTPGSHAAMRRFRQRYMYYYYCYDSIRYPIPPPECIIDPTERARYHDTGRLKFGGSHKRRSRQSSLTPTNYESSDKQADVM, from the exons ATGGATCCAAATTCGGGACGCCGTAGCGTCCTCTACCGCTCAACATCTGCCTCATTTCTCGTTCTCCgcttcgtcttcttcctcctctccttctccttcgtAGCCACAGCCGATCGCTTCAACATCACCACCATCCCCTTCGCCGATGGCTTCAGACCCCTCTTCGGCGATGGCAACTGCAAGCCCTCCCTTGATGGCCGTGGCGTCAACGTCCTCCTCGACCGCTTCACCG GGGCCGGGTTTATATCGTCGGACATGTACCAGCACGGGTTCTACAGCGCGAAGATCAAGTTGCCATCGGATTATACCGCGGGAGTAGTCGTTGCGTTTTAT ACGTCAAACGGTGACGTTTTCGAGAAGACACATGACGAATTGGACATCGAGTTCTTAGGAAACATACGGGGGAGGAAATGGAGGTTCCAGACGAACATATACGGGAACGGGAGCACTCATCGCGGGAGGGAAGAGCGTTACACTCTCTGGTTCGATCCCACCAAGGACTTCCACCGATACAGCATCCTCTGGACCCCCAAAAATATCAT ATTTTATGTGGATGAAGTCCCAATTAGAGAAATAGTGAAGACCGAGGCAATGGGCGGCGACTACCCATCGAAGCCCATGTCATTGTACGCCACCATCTGGGACGCCTCTGATTGGGCCACGTCAGGCGGCCGGTTCAAAGTCAACTACAAATATGCACCGTTTATTGCCCAATTCACCGACCTCTCCCTCGAGGGCTGCCCCATCGACCCGCTCCAGTCCTCCGTTGCCGCCGTCAACTCACTCTGCTCCGAGGCCACCGTGAGGCTCCAGTCCAAGACTTATTCCACCCTCACACCGGGCAGCCATGCTGCCATGCGCCGGTTCAGGCAGCGGTACATGTACTACTACTACTGTTATGACTCGATTCGATACCCCATCCCTCCACCGGAGTGCATCATCGACCCGACCGAGAGGGCTCGGTACCATGACACTGGGCGGCTCAAGTTCGGTGGCAGCCACAAGCGCCGCTCTCGGCAGAGCAGTCTGACTCCCACCAATTATGAGAGCAGTGACAAGCAGGCCGATGTTATgtga
- the LOC116213001 gene encoding cellulose synthase-like protein D2: MSAQFRSSVHRGNHGQDEFDGGVEFANYTVHIPPTPDHQPLYDSVEPSTAERVEDLYVSNSLFTGGHGFPTRAHFKDKVTNSVSSHPQMAGAKGSSCSILGCDGKVMTDERGAEIVPCECDFKICWECYREILRDGDAICLGCKAPYSGPEATEEPDIGPIRRRYSSTGLSKKERRLSMMRSRMSLDRKGTDDFDHKNWLFETKGSYGYGSAMWPQADMNGNYDGFGNPQVLYENRWRPITRKLNVSTTILSPYRLLIFVRVVVLGLLLAWRIRHPNEEAMWLWAMSVICEVWFGFSWLLDQLPKLCPINRTTDLEILRMKFETPSGKSDLPGIDVFVSTADPEKEPPLVTANTILSILAADYPVEKLSCYVSDDGGSLLTFEAMAEAASFANLWVPFCRKHDIEPRNPESYFNLKRDPYKDKVRTDFVRDRRRVKREYDEFKVRINGLGDSIRRRSDAYNAAEEIKAVKLQKKDGTEGGIDQLKIQKATWMADGTHWPGTWASPTAEHSRGDHASIIQVMLKPPSDEPLRSKEVDQSSIDLTEVDIRLPMLVYISREKRPGYDHNKKAGAMNALVRASAVMSNGPFILNLDCDHYVYNSQALKEGMCFMMDRGGDRICYVQFPQRFEGIDPSDRYANHNTVFFDVNMRALDGIQGPVYVGTGCLFRRTALYGFDPPRVKGEKTGSGFWSRFFSSKTAGTTTTQRVSPDEGNPSLRVEDYEDADNLALLLPKQFGNSTLFVDSICIAEFQGRPLADHSSIKNGRPPGALTIPRQLLDASTVAEAISVISCWYEDKTEWGLRIGWIYGSVTEDVVTGYRMHNRGWRSVYCVTKRDAFHGTAPINLTDRLHQVLRWATGSVEIFFSRNNALLAGPRMKFLQRIAYLNVGLYPFTSIFLIVYCFLPALSLFSGQFIVQSLNVTFLTYLLAITVTLCILAMLEIKWSGIGLEDWWRNEQFWVIGGTSAHIAAVLQGLLKVIAGIEISFTLTSKSAGDDIDDEFADLYIFKWTSLMILPITIMLTNLIAVAVALCRTIYSIIPQWSRLIGGVFFSFWVLVHLYPFAKGLMGKRGRTPTIVFVWSGLIAVTISLLWISIKPPSGANQIGGSFQLL, encoded by the exons ATGTCAGCTCAATTCCGCTCCTCTGTTCATCGAGGGAATCACGGGCAAGACGAGTTTGACGGCGGGGTCGAGTTTGCTAACTACACTGTCCATATACCGCCCACGCCTGATCACCAGCCATTGTATGACTCCGTTGAGCCCTCGACGGCTGAGAGAGTAGAGGACCTTTACGTGTCCAACTCCCTGTTCACTGGCGGCCATGGTTTCCCCACGAGGGCCCACTTCAAGGACAAGGTGACCAACTCGGTCTCAAGCCACCCCCAGATGGCAGGGGCAAAAGGGTCGTCTTGTTCCATCCTCGGGTGTGACGGGAAGGTCATGACCGATGAACGAGGGGCCGAGATTGTTCCGTGCGAGTGTGACTTCAAGATTTGCTGGGAGTGCTATCGGGAGATTTTGAGAGATGGGGACGCGATTTGTCTCGGGTGTAAGGCGCCGTATAGCGGGCCAGAAGCAACCGAGGAGCCTGACATAGGCCCCATAAGGCGGCGGTACTCGTCCACGGGGCTGTCGAAGAAGGAAAGGAGGCTGTCCATGATGAGATCGAGAATGTCGTTGGATAGGAAGGGGACAGACGACTTTGATCACAAGAACTGGCTGTTCGAGACAAAAGGAAGTTACGGGTATGGAAGCGCTATGTGGCCCCAAGCTGATATGAATGGCAACTACGACGGATTCGGGAATCCTCAGGTCCTTTACGAAAATCGATGGAGGCCGATTACTCGTAAGTTGAACGTTTCCACAACAATTCTCAGCCCGTACAG GCTCTTAATCTTTGTTCGAGTGGTTGTTCTCGGACTGCTACTGGCATGGAGGATCAGGCATCCAAACGAAGAGGCAATGTGGTTGTGGGCGATGTCGGTAATTTGCGAGGTTTGGTTTGGGTTCTCGTGGCTATTAGACCAGCTCCCGAAGCTCTGTCCTATCAACCGGACCACTGATCTTGAAATCTTGAGGATGAAGTTCGAGACTCCAAGCGGAAAATCCGATCTTCCGGGCATTGATGTCTTTGTTTCCACTGCAGACCCTGAGAAAGAGCCACCTCTAGTCACTGCAAACACGATCTTGTCGATTTTGGCTGCTGATTATCCCGTTGAGAAGCTGTCCTGCTATGTATCTGATGATGGAGGCTCCCTTCTGACCTTTGAAGCAATGGCTGAAGCTGCTAGTTTTGCGAACTTGTGGGTCCCATTCTGTCGCAAGCATGACATCGAGCCGAGGAATCCCGAATCTTACTTCAACCTGAAGAGGGATCCGTATAAAGATAAGGTACGGACTGATTTTGTTCGAGATCGCAGGCGGGTCAAGAGGGAGTATGATGAGTTCAAGGTTCGAATCAATGGCCTTGGTGACTCCATAAGGCGACGATCGGACGCATATAATGCAGCAGAGGAGATCAAGGCTGTTAAGTTGCAGAAGAAGGACGGAACAGAAGGTGGGATTGACCAGCTGAAGATCCAGAAAGCTACTTGGATGGCTGATGGGACACACTGGCCCGGCACTTGGGCGAGTCCCACGGCCGAACACTCCAGGGGAGATCATGCGAGTATCATACAG GTGATGCTGAAACCTCCTAGTGATGAGCCTCTTCGCAGCAAAGAAGTCGATCAATCCTCAATCGACCTGACGGAAGTAGACATTCGGCTTCCTATGCTGGTCTACATATCTCGTGAGAAAAGACCGGGCTATGACCACAATAAGAAGGCAGGGGCCATGAATGCTCTTGTTCGTGCCTCGGCGGTAATGTCCAACGGGCCTTTCATCCTCAACCTCGACTGTGACCACTACGTCTACAACTCCCAGGCCTTGAAGGAAGGCATGTGCTTCATGATGGACCGAGGGGGGGACCGGATCTGCTATGTCCAGTTCCCACAGAGGTTCGAGGGCATCGACCCATCGGACCGCTATGCCAACCACAACACTGtctttttcgatgtgaacATGCGTGCTCTTGATGGTATCCAGGGCCCAGTTTATGTTGGGACCGGGTGCCTCTTCCGTCGAACTGCACTCTACGGGTTTGATCCTCCTCGGGTCAAGGGAGAGAAAACCGGCTCAGGCTTCTGGAGCCGGTTCTTCTCAAGCAAGACTGCGGGTACTACTACCACGCAGAGAGTTTCTCCCGATGAAGGAAATCCATCCCTCCGCGTCGAAGATTACGAAGATGCAGACAACCTTGCCCTTCTTCTTCCTAAGCAGTTTGGTAACTCGACCCTCTTTGTTGATTCTATATGCATAGCAGAGTTTCAGGGCCGACCATTGGCGGACCACTCATCGATCAAGAACGGGCGGCCCCCGGGGGCCCTCACGATCCCTCGGCAGCTGCTGGATGCGTCAACTGTTGCAGAAGCAATCAGCGTGATCTCGTGCTGGTATGAGGACAAGACTGAGTGGGGCTTACGCATCGGTTGGATATACGGGTCCGTGACTGAAGATGTCGTTACCGGATATAGGATGCATAACCGGGGATGGAGATCAGTGTACTGCGTCACTAAGAGAGACGCATTCCATGGAACCGCCCCGATCAACTTAACAGATAGACTCCACCAGGTCCTGCGATGGGCCACCGGGTCCGTCGAGATATTCTTCTCGCGCAACAATGCCTTGCTTGCCGGGCCAAGGATGAAGTTCCTGCAGAGGATCGCCTACCTGAACGTCGGGCTATACCCGTTCACCTCTATCTTCCTCATCGTTTACTGCTTCCTTCCCGCATTGTCCCTCTTCTCGGGACAGTTCATCGTTCAGTCCTTGAATGTGACTTTCCTGACATACCTACTCGCGATCACCGTAACCCTGTGCATCCTCGCAATGCTCGAGATCAAGTGGTCAGGTATTGGGCTTGAGGACTGGTGGAGGAACGAGCAGTTCTGGGTGATCGGTGGAACGAGTGCCCACATCGCCGCGGTCCTACAAGGCCTATTGAAGGTGATTGCAGGGATTGAGATATCCTTCACTCTGACTTCGAAATCAGCTGGGGACGACATCGACGACGAGTTCGCCGACCTCTACATTTTCAAATGGACGTCCCTCATGATACTCCCCATCACGATCATGCTCACCAACCTGATCGCGGTCGCGGTGGCTCTGTGCCGCACGATATACAGCATCATACCACAGTGGAGCCGACTTATTGGGGGTGTGTTTTTCAGCTTCTGGGTCCTCGTACATCTCTACCCTTTCGCAAAGGGGCTGATGGGAAAGCGAGGGAGGACGCCCACGATTGTGTTCGTCTGGTCGGGACTTATCGCCGTCACGATCTCTCTCCTCTGGATCTCGATCAAGCCCCCCTCGGGCGCGAATCAGATCGGAGGATCCTTCCAGCTGCTGTGA
- the LOC116213010 gene encoding dolichyl-diphosphooligosaccharide--protein glycosyltransferase subunit DAD1 produces MARSTGEDAQALFHSLRSAYAATPKNLKIIDLYVAFAVFTALIQVAYMAMVGSFPFNSFLSGILSCTGTAVLAVCLRIQVNKENKEFKDLPPERAYADFVLCNLVLHLVIMNFLG; encoded by the exons ATGGCGAGATCTACCGGCGAGGATGCTCAAGCTCTGTTCCATTCTCTCCGGTCTGCTTATGCAGCAACGCCGAAGAACCTCAAG ATCATCGATCTGTACGTGGCCTTTGCCGTGTTCACTGCTCTGATCCAG GTAGCTTACATGGCTATGGTGGGATCGTTCCCCTTCAATTCCTTCTTGTCCGGAATACTTTCTTGCACTGGGACAGCTGTCCTTGCAG TTTGTCTTCGTATTCAAGTGAACAAAGAGAACAAGGAATTCAAG GATTTACCACCGGAGCGTGCTTATGCAGATTTCGTTCTCTGCAACTTGGTGCTGCACTTGGTGATTATGAACTTCCTAGGATAA